The following DNA comes from Luteolibacter sp. Y139.
CTCGGTGATGTTGGCGGGATTGATCGTAACTGCGCCGAGCGACGGCACGGAGGGGCCTTGGTAAATATTCATCATCCCGCCACTGGTAATCAGCACCATGTAGGTGATATTGCCGACGGCTCCCATTTCCACAGGTCCCGAACTGGTGAAAGCACCATTGGTGAAAGCAACCGGGCCACGAACCGCACCGGGATCCGCGCCGAGCAACGCCTCGAAGGAGGCGCGAGTCGTAACGCTGGCGACCTGAGCGACACTCAGGTCGACTGCGGTCGAGTAGAAGTAGGCCGTCCCGTT
Coding sequences within:
- a CDS encoding PEP-CTERM sorting domain-containing protein, which produces MKLIAPLLAVAASFGTAKAVSVTLTGIANSTIGLVTSTTGQLLNGTAYFYSTAVDLSVAQVASVTTRASFEALLGADPGAVRGPVAFTNGAFTSSGPVEMGAVGNITYMVLITSGGMMNIYQGPSVPSLGAVTINPANITENLRGSSGLQSIGGVNSGYQFIPEPSTALLGALGALGLLRRRR